The Pontibacter pudoricolor genome contains a region encoding:
- a CDS encoding DUF4843 domain-containing protein — MKNLKLIPFAALVVTLLFTSCAKQDIMPYQADPAVNFVSKTVEYSFLGNPEGEYVQEIEVQVMGQAADHDRRFNVEVIQDSLTTATPQQYEIVEGLVKAGEFKGKLYVRLLKSPALDKDKVSLHLRITNSDDFQKGNTESVDFTVAWTNKVIVPAWTYYRYFFTAKASTAAYRAIVESTGVKTFTVRDYIAVGPTGAQALGTQFGDYVKQWNKDNPDNPLRHDDGVLAGELIVPIYYTHSKFD; from the coding sequence GTGAAAAATCTTAAGCTAATTCCTTTTGCGGCCCTGGTGGTGACCCTGCTGTTTACCTCATGCGCCAAACAAGACATCATGCCTTATCAGGCTGACCCTGCGGTTAATTTTGTGTCTAAAACTGTAGAGTATTCTTTTCTGGGTAATCCTGAAGGTGAGTATGTACAGGAGATAGAGGTGCAGGTTATGGGCCAGGCAGCAGACCACGATCGCCGCTTCAACGTGGAAGTAATTCAGGACTCCCTTACAACTGCAACACCACAACAGTACGAAATTGTGGAAGGGCTTGTAAAGGCCGGTGAATTTAAAGGTAAACTATATGTGAGGCTGCTTAAATCACCAGCTCTGGATAAAGACAAAGTATCCCTGCATCTGAGAATCACCAATTCCGATGATTTCCAGAAAGGCAACACAGAGTCAGTTGATTTTACCGTTGCCTGGACAAATAAAGTAATTGTACCGGCCTGGACCTACTATAGATATTTCTTTACAGCTAAAGCAAGTACAGCTGCATACAGAGCTATAGTGGAGTCTACAGGTGTGAAAACATTTACAGTGCGAGATTACATCGCCGTGGGACCTACAGGCGCACAGGCGCTGGGTACCCAGTTTGGCGACTATGTGAAGCAATGGAACAAGGACAACCCGGATAACCCGTTACGCCATGATGATGGGGTTTTGGCTGGAGAGTTGATCGTTCCTATATACTATACACATTCTAAATTCGACTAA
- a CDS encoding PKD-like family lipoprotein, whose amino-acid sequence MKRINILICFIIISLGWMITSCHDDLSTLDVKEVPGVEIDTTGMKAFSVHQFDYLVVEPNLVKAKGLSESNLSYEWRINLIPGDTTFHIIGDQKNLNYEVRFKPNVSGNYHLLYYTITDKSTGLEYIMSWPVTVKNNIGEGLVIAETSDGINTDISHIMHSLVTTDYTGESVKHNVYSSINSGTIKGLIKQMRFTKMYGVDVLLGITDNSITRINTLDYTLSGTNGELFYSNSSGQHPQALGGIVQGDMYVADGKLTGTYLGASRKFGLPFDFTYKVPDHIAFNGFNYYPLPIRINFYDEANQHFVYLPTIMSFGDNKMHPVPADTEGVFDPATVTNKVNLAAGVSTGGDFLHLLKDKSSGDIGLYVLDGGQDNYPSPIPRRRKHCIAYPRLRKLTKQNILSF is encoded by the coding sequence ATGAAAAGAATAAATATACTTATTTGCTTCATCATCATTTCGCTGGGATGGATGATTACTTCCTGCCATGATGATTTAAGCACACTGGATGTAAAAGAAGTGCCAGGTGTTGAAATTGATACCACAGGTATGAAAGCTTTTTCAGTACACCAGTTTGATTATCTGGTGGTAGAGCCCAACCTGGTTAAGGCAAAAGGCCTTTCAGAGTCAAACCTTAGCTATGAGTGGCGCATTAACCTAATACCCGGCGATACGACATTTCATATTATAGGAGATCAGAAGAACCTGAACTACGAAGTTCGTTTCAAGCCTAATGTTTCAGGCAATTACCATTTGCTTTATTACACTATAACAGATAAATCAACTGGTTTGGAATATATCATGTCCTGGCCGGTAACTGTTAAAAATAATATTGGGGAAGGGCTTGTAATTGCTGAAACGAGTGACGGTATCAATACCGATATAAGCCACATCATGCATTCTTTGGTAACAACGGATTATACAGGGGAAAGCGTGAAGCATAATGTTTATTCATCTATAAATAGTGGTACCATCAAAGGCTTGATTAAGCAGATGCGCTTCACAAAAATGTATGGTGTTGATGTATTATTAGGAATAACAGATAACAGTATTACCCGAATAAATACGCTGGACTACACGTTGTCTGGCACAAACGGAGAGCTGTTCTACAGTAATTCTTCAGGCCAGCATCCACAGGCGCTCGGCGGAATAGTTCAGGGAGATATGTATGTGGCTGACGGAAAGTTAACAGGTACGTACCTGGGTGCTTCCAGAAAGTTTGGCCTGCCGTTCGACTTTACTTACAAAGTTCCGGATCATATAGCTTTTAACGGGTTTAACTATTATCCTCTGCCAATCAGGATTAACTTTTACGATGAAGCAAACCAGCATTTTGTTTACCTGCCAACTATAATGTCTTTTGGAGATAACAAGATGCATCCGGTACCGGCAGATACTGAAGGGGTGTTCGACCCTGCTACTGTGACGAATAAAGTCAACCTGGCTGCAGGCGTAAGCACAGGAGGAGACTTCCTGCATCTTCTTAAGGATAAATCATCTGGTGATATTGGGCTGTATGTGCTGGACGGAGGGCAGGACAACTATCCAAGTCCTATCCCCCGAAGGCGAAAGCATTGTATAGCTTATCCGAGGCTCCGGAAATTGACAAAGCAAAACATTTTGTCTTTTTAG
- a CDS encoding Gldg family protein: protein MKKIIRIARLELSILFYSPIAWIILIIFLIQCGVTFIGLIETREASQQLGNPLKSLTQDVFGGAQGFFAAVQNKLYLYIPLLTMGLMSRELSSGSIKLLYSSPLTNLQIILGKFLAMMGYGFLLVLVLLGILVAATFSIEALDFRFLLGGIIGLYLLICAYSAIGLFMSSLTSYQVVAAISTLALFAALSFVGTVGQSIDFVRDITYWISLDGRADNFINGLISSKDVIYFLLVITLFLMLTVMRLNSGRDSSSSLFVAGRYTLLVITVLGIGYISSLPTLTGYYDTTRFKDRTLTESSKDLIDQLDKPVTITSYVNVVNAFSHLGSPKFRIFDLNKFEQYTRFIPNLEMKYVPYYDSTFTSRDNLGKTLPEMAHQYSLAYGFDYERLMTPAEIRKQVNLVPEQNTFVRMVEYNGKSTPLRMFFDMLTYPGEAEISAALKRLLTKAPVVGIMTGNDERSVLRTGDKDYKDIMNTLSSRGALINQGFDVVNINIDEVNAAPDSLTVLVIADPIEAYSPEQLQFINSYIDNGGNMLIAGEPGKQSILNPVVEKLGVSFTEGTLLQESKELELDLLQTHLTKNATAFSKAISGKDIITLPGAVGLNYAESNSFKVTPILMTDKQFTWNKTEKFDLENDSAAFRPGLDRKAAIPVALSLTREISDKAQKIIVIGDADFMSNGELGRYNLRTKNFEFIVNMFKWFNDGQFPIDTTRPESIDNKILVTQAEISFLQILLLAIVPISLGAFGTVTLIRRKRN from the coding sequence ATGAAGAAAATCATCAGAATAGCCCGGTTAGAGCTAAGTATACTGTTCTATTCACCAATAGCCTGGATTATACTCATTATATTTCTTATTCAGTGTGGGGTAACCTTCATTGGTCTGATTGAGACCCGTGAGGCGAGTCAACAGCTGGGTAATCCATTAAAATCACTCACACAGGATGTTTTTGGCGGAGCGCAGGGGTTCTTCGCTGCTGTTCAGAATAAATTATACCTGTACATCCCGCTGCTAACAATGGGACTGATGAGCAGGGAACTCAGCAGCGGTTCCATTAAGCTTTTATATTCTTCCCCATTAACTAATCTGCAGATCATACTGGGCAAGTTTCTGGCAATGATGGGCTATGGTTTCCTGTTGGTGCTAGTACTTCTGGGCATATTAGTGGCTGCTACATTTTCGATAGAAGCACTGGACTTCAGGTTTTTGCTTGGCGGTATTATTGGCTTATATTTATTGATATGTGCCTATTCAGCGATCGGGCTTTTCATGTCCAGCCTTACTTCCTACCAGGTCGTAGCGGCTATCAGCACGCTGGCTTTATTCGCCGCCTTAAGCTTTGTCGGCACTGTTGGGCAGAGCATTGATTTTGTCAGGGATATTACCTACTGGATTTCTCTTGATGGCAGGGCAGATAATTTTATCAATGGTCTGATCAGCAGTAAAGATGTAATCTACTTTCTTTTAGTGATTACCCTCTTCCTGATGCTAACTGTAATGAGGCTGAATAGTGGCCGAGACAGTAGTTCTTCTCTTTTTGTTGCTGGCCGATATACACTTTTAGTTATTACGGTTCTGGGTATTGGTTACATTAGTTCATTACCAACTTTAACAGGTTATTACGATACCACACGTTTTAAAGACAGAACCCTGACAGAGAGTAGTAAGGACCTGATCGATCAGCTTGACAAGCCGGTTACGATCACGAGTTATGTGAACGTAGTCAATGCCTTTTCCCACTTAGGTTCTCCAAAATTCCGCATTTTTGATCTCAATAAGTTCGAGCAGTACACCCGCTTTATCCCCAATCTGGAAATGAAGTATGTGCCCTACTACGATTCTACCTTCACCAGCCGGGATAACTTAGGAAAAACGCTCCCTGAAATGGCGCATCAGTATTCTTTAGCCTATGGGTTTGACTATGAACGGTTAATGACCCCTGCCGAAATTAGGAAACAAGTAAACCTGGTACCTGAACAGAACACATTTGTGCGCATGGTTGAATATAACGGTAAAAGCACTCCGCTCCGCATGTTCTTCGATATGTTAACTTATCCTGGTGAAGCAGAAATTTCAGCTGCCTTAAAACGCCTGCTGACGAAGGCTCCGGTGGTGGGTATTATGACGGGTAATGACGAACGCAGTGTTCTAAGAACAGGAGACAAGGATTATAAAGATATCATGAATACCCTGTCTTCCAGGGGAGCATTGATCAATCAGGGCTTCGATGTAGTGAACATTAATATTGACGAGGTAAATGCTGCCCCGGACAGCTTAACCGTGCTGGTCATTGCAGACCCGATCGAAGCTTACTCTCCGGAACAGTTGCAGTTCATCAACAGCTACATTGATAACGGTGGCAATATGTTAATTGCCGGAGAGCCAGGGAAACAGAGCATTCTTAATCCTGTCGTTGAAAAGCTTGGCGTTTCATTCACGGAGGGTACCCTGCTCCAGGAATCAAAAGAACTTGAACTGGACCTGCTTCAGACCCACCTTACAAAAAACGCAACTGCATTCAGCAAGGCAATATCTGGTAAGGACATTATTACATTACCCGGGGCTGTCGGATTGAATTATGCTGAAAGCAATTCATTTAAGGTAACTCCTATCCTGATGACAGACAAACAGTTTACCTGGAACAAAACCGAAAAGTTTGATCTGGAAAATGATTCAGCAGCCTTCAGACCTGGTTTAGACCGGAAAGCAGCTATACCGGTAGCGCTGAGTTTAACCCGTGAAATTTCAGATAAAGCGCAGAAGATAATAGTAATAGGGGATGCGGACTTTATGAGTAATGGAGAGCTGGGAAGATATAATCTGAGAACCAAGAACTTTGAATTTATTGTAAACATGTTCAAATGGTTCAATGACGGTCAGTTCCCGATAGATACAACGCGCCCGGAATCCATCGACAATAAAATACTTGTAACACAAGCAGAGATCTCGTTCCTACAGATACTGCTTCTGGCCATCGTTCCAATCTCTTTAGGGGCTTTTGGAACAGTTACACTTATCAGAAGAAAAAGAAATTAA
- a CDS encoding ATP-binding cassette domain-containing protein translates to MEESIAKIQNLSHRYSRDWAVKNISFEIQNRGILGLLGSNGAGKSTTMNILCGVINQTEGDVFIDGINVRENPVEAKKLIGFLPQKAPCI, encoded by the coding sequence ATGGAAGAAAGTATAGCAAAGATCCAGAACCTGTCGCATCGTTACAGCAGAGACTGGGCAGTTAAAAATATTAGTTTCGAAATTCAGAACAGGGGTATCCTGGGATTACTCGGTTCCAATGGGGCTGGTAAATCAACCACGATGAATATCCTTTGCGGCGTTATTAATCAGACGGAGGGTGATGTTTTTATAGATGGAATTAATGTGCGGGAAAACCCGGTGGAAGCCAAAAAATTAATCGGCTTTTTACCGCAGAAAGCCCCCTGCATTTAG
- a CDS encoding ATP-binding cassette domain-containing protein has translation MRSIPSNKIKDALELAKAKCGISHFSKRVLKNLSGGYQQRVGLAQAIIHNPKLVVLDEPTNGLDPNQILEVRKLIREIAEDRAVILSTHILSEVQATCDKIVMIEHGEIVFADTLHAFNNYIEPNTLIMEVDSPPSEDELYAIEGITDVYFVTKNRIRLQFNAGPEITKTIIQASITNGWRLSEIFLEKSSLDGVFAQLSKKKHAGNKAPELVPVNF, from the coding sequence ATGCGCTCAATCCCATCAAATAAAATCAAAGATGCCTTAGAATTGGCAAAAGCAAAATGTGGTATCAGCCATTTCAGTAAGCGTGTTTTAAAGAACCTTTCCGGAGGTTATCAGCAGCGTGTTGGTTTAGCACAGGCAATTATCCATAACCCGAAACTGGTTGTATTGGATGAACCAACAAACGGGCTTGATCCAAATCAAATACTGGAGGTCCGCAAACTGATCCGGGAAATTGCTGAAGACAGAGCTGTTATACTCTCTACCCACATCCTTTCAGAAGTACAAGCTACTTGTGATAAGATTGTTATGATTGAGCATGGTGAGATTGTGTTTGCTGATACACTTCATGCATTCAACAATTATATTGAGCCAAACACCTTAATAATGGAAGTTGACAGCCCTCCGTCAGAAGATGAACTCTATGCTATTGAAGGAATTACAGATGTATACTTTGTGACGAAGAATAGAATCAGGTTACAATTTAATGCTGGTCCTGAAATCACTAAAACTATTATTCAGGCTAGTATTACTAACGGGTGGCGCTTATCAGAGATATTCCTTGAGAAAAGCTCACTGGATGGAGTGTTTGCTCAATTGTCTAAAAAGAAGCATGCAGGAAATAAAGCACCTGAACTTGTGCCTGTAAACTTTTAA
- a CDS encoding Gldg family protein — MKKIIRIARLELSLMFYSPIAWLLLIIFIVQTGLTFTELLYNQETNQQLGRPLQVLTKILFAGDDGILAAMQKNLYLYIPLLTMGLFSREISSGSFKLLLSSPVTVREIVLGKFLSMMVYTALLSLVLLSFVIAGVVSVEALDIKFVLGGVLSLYLLMCAYSAIGLFMSSLTSYQVVAAISTLAVLAALNFIGQVGQQFDFVRDITYWLSIAGRADNGVNGLLSSKDLLYFLLVIGLFLLLTIIKFKHERETISKGTKVTRYSFLILTFILIGYVTSLPTLNGYYDTTRFKDRTLTQTSQDIVNRLDKPISITTYVNVVHYSAPYGAPENRIKDLNQFEKYRRFLPNLQMNYVHYYDTLVQYNDTTKTLMEKAQRAAKAHKLDFDELLNPKEIKEIIDLVPEDNRLVRIIDYGGKKTPLRMFDDIFAYPGETEITAALKRLIEKPALVGVLTGNGERSSDKIQNDAYKIITKGLNVRGSLINSGFDVIDIPSAQTIPAGLDVLVLADPANQYTQEQANNILSYINAGGNLMIAGEPGRQSVLNPIIEKLGLTFVPGTLLQESENYELDLIQAKFTPDAAAYGFGFYDKAVVTLPGAMRVASTGNTGFQVAPILVTDGSVTWNKQESFDLKTEKVVFDSATEKKITAPVALALRRNVGNKEQKIMVFGDADFMSNVELNRNNVNTVNASFALRMFKWFSDGKYPVDTSRPPSIDDKVLLTRAGIGWMKVSALGVIPLLFGAFGAALLIIRKRQ; from the coding sequence ATGAAAAAAATAATAAGGATCGCACGCCTGGAGCTAAGCCTCATGTTTTATTCCCCGATTGCCTGGCTGTTGCTCATCATTTTTATCGTGCAAACCGGGTTAACCTTTACGGAATTACTTTACAACCAGGAAACAAACCAGCAACTGGGCAGACCGCTACAGGTGCTTACAAAGATACTTTTTGCGGGAGATGATGGCATATTAGCTGCCATGCAGAAGAACCTGTATCTGTATATCCCTTTGCTTACAATGGGTTTGTTTAGCCGTGAAATTAGCAGCGGTTCCTTTAAGTTGCTGCTTTCTTCGCCGGTGACAGTTCGTGAGATTGTCCTGGGTAAGTTTCTATCCATGATGGTTTATACAGCTTTGCTATCACTTGTCTTATTAAGCTTCGTGATTGCTGGTGTAGTTTCTGTAGAAGCTCTGGATATTAAGTTTGTGCTGGGTGGCGTTTTAAGCCTGTATCTGTTAATGTGTGCGTATTCTGCCATCGGCCTTTTTATGTCCAGCCTTACCTCCTACCAGGTAGTAGCGGCTATCAGCACACTGGCTGTTCTTGCAGCCTTGAATTTTATCGGACAAGTTGGACAGCAGTTTGATTTTGTACGGGATATTACTTACTGGCTGTCCATAGCCGGCAGGGCAGATAATGGTGTTAATGGTTTATTAAGCTCAAAAGATCTCCTTTACTTCCTTCTTGTCATAGGCTTATTCCTGTTGCTGACGATCATAAAGTTCAAGCATGAACGTGAGACAATCTCAAAAGGAACAAAGGTTACCAGGTATAGTTTTTTAATCTTAACATTTATCCTGATTGGATATGTTACATCCCTGCCAACGCTAAATGGGTATTATGATACTACCCGCTTCAAGGATCGTACCCTTACACAAACTTCTCAGGACATTGTCAACAGGCTGGACAAGCCAATCAGCATAACAACGTATGTTAATGTGGTACACTATAGTGCGCCATACGGTGCACCGGAGAACAGAATCAAAGACCTGAATCAGTTTGAAAAATACCGACGCTTTCTGCCGAATCTGCAGATGAACTATGTGCATTATTATGATACACTGGTACAGTATAATGACACCACAAAGACGCTGATGGAAAAGGCTCAACGTGCTGCAAAAGCCCATAAGCTGGATTTTGACGAGCTGTTAAACCCTAAGGAAATCAAGGAAATAATTGACCTGGTGCCTGAAGATAACCGCCTTGTACGCATTATTGATTATGGCGGGAAGAAAACACCACTCAGGATGTTTGATGACATTTTCGCCTATCCCGGAGAAACGGAAATTACTGCGGCTCTGAAGCGGTTGATTGAAAAACCTGCTCTGGTTGGAGTTCTTACAGGAAATGGTGAACGGAGCTCAGACAAAATTCAGAATGATGCTTATAAAATCATTACCAAAGGGTTGAATGTAAGAGGATCTTTAATCAACTCGGGGTTTGATGTCATTGATATTCCAAGTGCACAAACAATTCCTGCCGGTCTGGATGTATTAGTTCTGGCAGATCCTGCAAATCAGTATACGCAGGAACAGGCAAATAACATTCTTTCCTATATAAATGCCGGTGGTAACCTGATGATTGCAGGGGAACCGGGCCGTCAATCTGTATTGAATCCGATTATCGAAAAGCTGGGTCTTACTTTTGTACCTGGCACATTGTTGCAGGAAAGTGAAAACTATGAACTTGATTTAATACAGGCCAAGTTTACCCCAGATGCCGCCGCATACGGATTTGGTTTCTACGATAAAGCAGTAGTTACTCTTCCCGGAGCAATGAGGGTAGCCAGCACCGGTAACACAGGCTTTCAGGTAGCACCTATTCTGGTAACAGATGGCAGTGTTACCTGGAACAAACAGGAAAGCTTTGATCTGAAGACAGAAAAAGTGGTGTTTGATTCCGCTACTGAAAAGAAAATAACGGCTCCTGTAGCTTTGGCCCTGCGGAGAAATGTAGGCAATAAGGAACAGAAAATCATGGTGTTTGGCGATGCTGATTTCATGAGCAATGTGGAACTGAACCGAAATAATGTCAATACTGTAAATGCCTCTTTTGCCTTACGCATGTTTAAGTGGTTCAGCGATGGAAAGTATCCCGTAGATACAAGCCGTCCTCCGTCTATTGATGACAAGGTGTTGCTTACCAGAGCTGGTATTGGCTGGATGAAAGTATCTGCACTGGGAGTAATTCCACTTTTATTCGGAGCTTTTGGTGCGGCCCTTTTGATCATAAGAAAGAGACAATAG
- a CDS encoding M16 family metallopeptidase — protein MKYTKAFITPFLFLFFFSLSATAQLSVKVVDPGNIPLDDKVKIGKLENGLTYYIRKNTEPSKRAELYLVIKAGSLQETDDQKGLAHFTEHMAFNGTKSFPENDLIDYLQKAGVRFGADLNAYTSFDQTVYQLPLPTDNPELLETGFKILSEWAGHVSFDPKEIDKERGVIVEEERQRGKNVSERISNQLLPVLLANSRHIDRLPIGKVEVIKNFKHSSLTQYYRDWYRPDIQAVIAVGDFDEAKVESLIRKNFSTLSSPVNAPEVSSYTIPANQTPLAKIVTDPEFPYTVASVIYKHPATVTRTVTDFRNAIIRSAASNMIAIRMNDLVKSGKAPFLNASAGFGPYQGGMGDLNAFTLQVVAKSPEQLKTSIRGLMDEVIRMQRFGFTQSELDRVKLSFLNAVEKSYVERDKTSSKAYVNQYLQHYLKGETIIDMNYSYEFYKTYLEEIKLEEVNKVASGFVTPNNQIVLVQASEKNKDVLPTEAELLGWVNDQHTEVSAYVDDAVNEPLLQDKLTGGKTVKSKSVKGVSATELRLSNGVKVILKPTDFKNDEILFSAHSPGGYSLADEGDVHSSMMAGNIIASAGIGKFTSTQISKLLAGKSLAVSPFINTYAEGIQGYASPQDLETALQLTYLYFTEPRKDTTSFNRLLENVRVMTEGKAANPMAVFQDTINAVMKGRSKWASSPSLQELEQVSLQKAHDFYKSRFADASDFTFLFVGNFDIKTIKPLLEQYLGSLPSTYSKENFRDVGIKPLSGNVNKTVYRGLEDKALVVLSLHGDYKYSEKNNLNLKVLESVLETRLLERLREKESGVYSPSVSLSYVKNPSSHYSLAVSFSCAIDRVDELVKATEDEINKVRSGGPTQEELDKFIAQEKSQNEVRLRTNGFWLQYLQGAFAKETDPDYINSYEKKLDNLKLKKTKKAAKKFLSAENHIKLTLLPEKVTTKK, from the coding sequence ATGAAGTACACCAAAGCATTTATTACACCCTTCCTATTTTTATTTTTTTTTAGCTTATCAGCAACAGCACAGTTAAGTGTAAAAGTTGTTGATCCTGGAAATATCCCCCTCGATGACAAAGTTAAAATAGGTAAGCTGGAAAATGGCCTTACGTACTATATCAGAAAAAATACAGAGCCAAGTAAGCGGGCAGAGCTGTATCTGGTAATAAAAGCAGGCTCGCTGCAGGAAACTGATGATCAGAAAGGGCTGGCCCATTTTACAGAGCATATGGCTTTCAATGGTACCAAAAGCTTCCCTGAAAATGATCTGATCGACTATCTTCAGAAAGCCGGTGTACGTTTTGGCGCCGACCTAAACGCTTATACAAGTTTTGACCAAACTGTATATCAGCTTCCTTTACCAACCGATAACCCTGAACTTTTGGAAACAGGCTTTAAAATTCTGTCGGAATGGGCTGGACATGTTTCTTTTGATCCAAAAGAGATAGATAAGGAAAGAGGAGTTATTGTAGAAGAAGAGCGTCAGAGAGGGAAGAATGTTTCAGAAAGAATAAGTAATCAGCTTTTGCCTGTTCTGCTTGCAAATTCAAGGCACATAGATCGTCTGCCTATCGGGAAGGTAGAAGTCATCAAAAACTTTAAACACTCCTCCTTAACGCAGTATTACCGGGATTGGTACAGGCCTGATATACAGGCTGTAATTGCTGTAGGGGATTTTGATGAAGCAAAGGTAGAAAGCCTTATCAGGAAAAATTTTTCAACCCTGTCTTCCCCTGTTAATGCTCCGGAAGTCTCATCTTACACGATACCTGCTAATCAAACCCCTTTAGCTAAAATCGTTACAGATCCTGAGTTTCCTTATACCGTAGCTTCTGTCATCTACAAACATCCGGCTACTGTTACCAGGACAGTTACTGATTTCAGAAACGCTATCATCAGAAGTGCAGCCAGTAATATGATTGCTATCAGGATGAATGATTTAGTTAAAAGTGGTAAAGCACCTTTCCTGAATGCAAGTGCTGGTTTTGGACCATATCAGGGAGGAATGGGGGATTTGAATGCTTTCACCCTGCAGGTGGTTGCGAAGAGTCCGGAACAACTGAAAACTTCTATCAGGGGACTTATGGATGAAGTTATCCGGATGCAACGGTTTGGTTTTACGCAGTCTGAATTAGACAGAGTGAAGCTGAGCTTTTTGAATGCAGTGGAGAAAAGTTACGTAGAGCGGGACAAAACATCTTCTAAAGCTTATGTGAATCAGTACCTGCAGCACTACTTGAAAGGAGAGACCATTATTGATATGAACTATTCTTACGAGTTTTATAAAACCTATCTGGAGGAAATTAAGCTTGAAGAAGTAAATAAAGTGGCTTCTGGCTTTGTTACACCTAACAACCAGATTGTTTTAGTACAGGCCTCCGAAAAAAATAAGGATGTTCTGCCTACTGAAGCGGAACTACTGGGTTGGGTAAATGACCAGCACACTGAGGTAAGTGCCTATGTGGATGATGCTGTTAACGAGCCGTTGTTGCAGGATAAACTGACTGGCGGTAAAACAGTGAAATCTAAGTCCGTAAAAGGCGTTTCCGCAACGGAACTCAGGCTTTCGAATGGTGTAAAAGTTATTTTAAAACCAACTGATTTTAAAAACGACGAAATTCTCTTTTCGGCGCATAGCCCAGGAGGTTACTCCCTGGCCGATGAAGGGGACGTTCACTCCTCTATGATGGCTGGTAATATTATTGCATCTGCTGGAATTGGTAAATTTACTTCTACGCAGATCAGTAAGCTGTTAGCCGGTAAATCCTTGGCTGTCTCACCTTTCATTAATACATATGCTGAGGGAATCCAGGGCTATGCATCCCCTCAGGATCTTGAAACAGCACTTCAGCTTACCTACCTGTACTTCACGGAGCCAAGGAAAGATACCACCTCTTTCAACAGATTGCTTGAGAATGTAAGGGTGATGACGGAAGGTAAAGCTGCTAATCCTATGGCTGTTTTCCAGGATACGATTAATGCCGTAATGAAGGGGCGCAGTAAGTGGGCTTCAAGTCCTTCGCTTCAGGAACTAGAGCAGGTATCGTTGCAAAAGGCGCACGATTTTTATAAAAGCCGTTTTGCAGATGCCAGTGACTTTACCTTTTTATTTGTTGGCAACTTTGATATTAAAACTATAAAACCACTGCTGGAACAGTATTTAGGATCACTTCCATCTACTTACAGTAAAGAAAATTTCAGGGATGTAGGCATAAAACCCCTTTCCGGGAATGTAAATAAAACTGTCTATCGTGGATTAGAAGACAAGGCACTTGTTGTGCTTTCGCTTCATGGGGATTATAAATATTCAGAAAAGAATAACCTTAATCTTAAAGTCTTGGAATCAGTACTAGAAACCAGGCTGCTTGAAAGGCTTAGAGAAAAGGAAAGTGGTGTATATAGCCCTTCTGTATCGTTAAGCTATGTGAAGAATCCATCTTCTCATTACTCATTAGCAGTTTCGTTTAGTTGTGCGATTGACCGCGTTGATGAACTGGTAAAGGCTACAGAAGACGAAATCAATAAAGTTAGATCTGGCGGGCCTACACAGGAAGAGCTTGATAAGTTTATTGCACAGGAAAAGAGCCAGAACGAGGTAAGACTTAGAACGAATGGTTTCTGGCTTCAATACCTGCAGGGGGCATTTGCGAAGGAGACCGACCCTGACTATATCAACTCCTATGAAAAAAAGCTTGACAATTTAAAGTTGAAGAAAACCAAAAAGGCCGCTAAAAAATTCCTTTCGGCTGAAAACCATATTAAGCTTACGTTATTACCAGAAAAGGTAACTACCAAAAAGTAG